From a single Prosthecobacter sp. genomic region:
- a CDS encoding DUF6132 family protein, translated as MTRYLIPIAIGVTLGSLMGYFGQCSSGTCPLTSTWWRGAIYGGVMGLLFAFSSHR; from the coding sequence ATGACTCGCTACCTCATTCCCATCGCCATCGGAGTCACGCTCGGCTCACTCATGGGCTACTTCGGCCAATGCAGTTCCGGCACCTGCCCGCTCACCTCGACGTGGTGGCGTGGTGCCATCTACGGCGGCGTGATGGGGCTGCTGTTTGCTTTCAGTTCACATCGCTAA
- a CDS encoding metalloregulator ArsR/SmtB family transcription factor translates to MPAARKKTLPPVSDEALALIASWFRTLAEPSRLKILRALEEGGELNITELVAATSLTQANVSRHVQSLVDAGMVGRRKEGLTVICFIADPGITDLCDNVCNNLMKRLSHQVKKLGGS, encoded by the coding sequence ATGCCCGCCGCACGAAAAAAAACCCTGCCGCCGGTCTCCGATGAGGCCCTCGCTTTGATCGCCTCATGGTTCCGAACGCTTGCCGAACCCAGCCGACTGAAAATCCTCCGCGCCCTGGAGGAAGGCGGCGAGTTGAACATCACTGAACTCGTCGCCGCCACCAGCCTGACCCAGGCGAACGTCTCCCGCCATGTGCAGTCGCTCGTCGATGCCGGGATGGTCGGACGCCGCAAGGAAGGCCTCACTGTCATCTGCTTCATCGCCGATCCCGGCATCACCGACCTCTGCGACAATGTGTGCAACAATCTCATGAAGCGTCTCTCCCATCAGGTGAAGAAGCTCGGCGGTTCTTGA
- a CDS encoding efflux RND transporter periplasmic adaptor subunit, with protein sequence MKRLLPLLPLLVLAACGKHEPAQQNAAPLPGVTVKVQTAKLEPHTATEEVVGTVRSKQRAVVEAKVSGRVLEYTATPGAMVKAGDLLARLDVQEIQAKVDQARAMLDQAKRDFDRQKQLIASNATTRQEFDAADARVKIGTGAVSEAETMMSYAKVTAPFDGVVTRKLADVGDLAMPGKPLLEIEAPTSLRFEADLPEAILDRVKLGAKMLVRLAKVIEGTVSEISPVADPVSRTFNVKFDLPQMEGLRTGQFGRVSVPVAEVKLLLVPQSAVLKRGQMELVFVAKDGKAALRLVKTGKVLEDRVEVLSGLEEGEQVIVSESAQLTDGQPVTLQP encoded by the coding sequence ATGAAACGACTGCTCCCGCTACTTCCTCTGCTCGTGCTGGCCGCTTGTGGCAAACACGAGCCCGCTCAACAAAACGCCGCGCCGCTTCCAGGCGTCACGGTGAAGGTGCAGACGGCGAAGCTGGAACCCCACACCGCCACCGAGGAGGTCGTGGGCACGGTGCGCTCAAAGCAACGCGCCGTCGTGGAGGCGAAGGTCAGCGGGCGCGTGCTCGAATACACCGCCACGCCCGGCGCGATGGTGAAGGCGGGCGATTTGCTCGCTCGGCTCGATGTGCAGGAGATCCAGGCGAAGGTCGATCAAGCCCGCGCCATGCTCGATCAGGCCAAACGTGACTTTGATCGTCAAAAGCAGCTCATCGCCAGCAATGCGACGACGCGGCAGGAGTTCGACGCGGCGGACGCTCGTGTGAAAATCGGCACTGGAGCTGTCAGCGAGGCCGAAACGATGATGAGCTACGCCAAAGTCACCGCGCCCTTTGATGGTGTGGTCACGCGTAAACTCGCCGATGTGGGCGATCTTGCGATGCCGGGTAAGCCGCTGCTCGAAATCGAAGCGCCCACCTCGCTGCGCTTTGAGGCCGATCTTCCCGAGGCGATCCTCGATCGCGTGAAACTCGGCGCGAAGATGCTCGTGCGCCTCGCGAAGGTCATTGAAGGCACCGTGAGCGAAATCTCGCCCGTGGCCGATCCCGTAAGCCGCACCTTCAATGTGAAGTTCGACCTCCCACAAATGGAAGGCCTGCGCACCGGCCAGTTCGGCCGCGTGTCGGTGCCGGTTGCCGAGGTGAAACTGCTTTTGGTGCCACAAAGCGCCGTTTTGAAGCGTGGACAGATGGAGCTCGTCTTCGTCGCCAAAGACGGCAAAGCCGCGCTACGCCTCGTGAAGACTGGCAAAGTGCTCGAAGACCGCGTCGAGGTGCTTTCCGGCCTCGAAGAAGGTGAACAGGTCATCGTGAGCGAAAGCGCCCAACTCACCGACGGCCAACCCGTGACCCTCCAGCCATGA
- a CDS encoding DUF2892 domain-containing protein, translating into MKPNIGSIDRALRILLGLGLIAYGIVNHSWIGALGAVPLLTAFIRFCPLYAPLGISTCGKGGNDKGGGCCGGGKCG; encoded by the coding sequence ATGAAACCCAACATCGGAAGCATCGACCGCGCTCTGCGCATCCTCCTCGGCCTCGGCCTCATCGCCTACGGCATCGTCAATCACTCGTGGATCGGAGCCCTCGGCGCTGTGCCACTGCTCACCGCCTTCATCCGCTTCTGCCCGCTGTATGCCCCACTCGGCATCAGCACCTGCGGCAAAGGCGGCAACGACAAAGGCGGCGGCTGCTGCGGTGGCGGGAAATGCGGCTAA
- a CDS encoding rhodanese-like domain-containing protein: MIWTLIIVTLIVLGWYWYEGRWDRQLFKSEPGRVCVNIHPQEAKAFLDTHPETQVLDVRSDAEFSGGALPAAIHISIGDTEFEQKVGKLDKATPVLVYCAGGFRSRKAAAVLKAQGFTHIQHLHRGYHSWQLAGQPVSHSSKDP; this comes from the coding sequence ATGATCTGGACACTCATCATCGTCACCCTCATCGTTCTCGGCTGGTATTGGTATGAGGGGCGGTGGGACCGGCAGTTGTTCAAGTCAGAGCCCGGCCGCGTTTGCGTAAACATTCACCCGCAGGAGGCCAAGGCATTCCTCGACACGCATCCGGAAACGCAGGTGCTCGATGTGCGCTCCGATGCCGAGTTCAGCGGCGGTGCGCTGCCTGCGGCAATTCATATCTCCATTGGCGATACCGAGTTCGAGCAGAAAGTCGGCAAGCTCGACAAGGCCACGCCGGTGCTGGTGTATTGCGCCGGCGGTTTTCGCAGCCGCAAAGCGGCAGCGGTACTGAAGGCGCAGGGCTTCACCCATATTCAGCATCTGCATCGCGGCTATCACTCCTGGCAGCTGGCCGGACAGCCGGTGTCTCACAGCAGCAAAGATCCATAA
- a CDS encoding DsrE family protein translates to MKKLILSASLISVGLIGQAADPKIVPLQVRENLRIVYQVTDDTQHQSVNKGLFYARKLINTYEEHGITADQVHLHLVYHGAGIAAVVNDAARKRLGAGSANPNGEILVELMKRGVQVELCENTMQQKGVKPSELMPGVKLVVGAFPRLIDLQLQGYAYIKFE, encoded by the coding sequence ATGAAGAAACTCATCCTCAGCGCCTCCCTCATCTCGGTTGGATTGATTGGCCAAGCTGCGGACCCCAAAATTGTACCGCTGCAAGTGCGCGAGAACCTGCGCATCGTGTACCAGGTCACTGATGACACGCAGCATCAGAGTGTGAACAAAGGCTTGTTTTACGCTCGCAAGCTCATCAATACCTACGAGGAGCACGGCATCACCGCCGACCAGGTGCATCTTCATCTCGTGTATCACGGCGCTGGCATCGCCGCCGTGGTGAATGACGCCGCCCGCAAACGCCTCGGCGCTGGTAGCGCGAATCCGAATGGTGAAATCCTTGTGGAACTCATGAAACGCGGCGTGCAAGTGGAGCTGTGCGAAAACACGATGCAGCAGAAAGGCGTGAAGCCCTCTGAGCTGATGCCCGGCGTGAAACTCGTCGTCGGAGCCTTCCCGCGCCTGATCGACCTGCAATTGCAAGGCTACGCCTACATCAAGTTTGAGTAG
- a CDS encoding DUF302 domain-containing protein has protein sequence MNPRYIVETTKSPAQAVTDLEASVKQHGYGVLHTYDLKQTLASKGFDLPNACHILEVCNPKQAAAVLAADMGMNIALPCRISVYQDGGKTLIGMVRPSALLASLSESVELKTIAEQVEKDTIAIIEAAK, from the coding sequence ATGAATCCACGCTACATCGTCGAAACCACCAAATCACCGGCCCAGGCCGTGACCGATCTCGAAGCCTCGGTCAAACAGCACGGCTACGGCGTGTTGCACACCTACGACCTCAAACAAACCCTCGCGAGCAAAGGCTTTGACCTGCCGAACGCCTGCCATATTCTCGAAGTCTGCAATCCCAAGCAAGCCGCCGCCGTGCTCGCTGCTGACATGGGCATGAACATCGCGCTGCCATGTCGCATCTCCGTTTATCAAGACGGGGGCAAGACGTTGATCGGCATGGTGCGTCCCTCGGCGCTGCTGGCTTCGCTGTCAGAGTCGGTTGAATTGAAAACCATCGCCGAACAGGTGGAGAAAGACACCATTGCCATCATCGAAGCGGCGAAGTGA
- a CDS encoding efflux RND transporter permease subunit, whose protein sequence is MSEPSSSHLGIAGRIAAAFIDSKLTPLVVIASVLLGAAAIVLLPREEEPQIKVPMVDVMVSMPGSTAKEIEERATRPMEKLLWELPGVEYIYSTSRDSESLVIVRFKVGEDPDVSLVRLTEKLRSNYDRIPMGVSAPLIKLKSIDDVPILALTLHSARYEHLTLRRLAAQIDEEIKQVPLVAETTLIGGSRRTVRVLLDPVKLASRNLSPAGLVPMLQQANRQFRAGGLTTGNNEVLVETGGFLKTAHEVGDVVIGVFSGRPVYLREVAEIADTGEEPTQYVFHGSKTSEEPAVTLSIAKRPGANAISVADEVLRKVDLLKGSVIPADVTVSITRNYGETAAEKSNELLLHMGIAVFSVAILIWLTLGWRESGIVAVAIPATLALTLLIFYLYGFTLNRITLFALIFSIGILVDDAIVVVENIVRHFHLPQNKGRNWSAIAVEAVGEVGNPTILATFAVIAAVLPMAFVGGLMGPYMRPIPIGASAAMFWSLLIAFIVTPWASIRILRWGKKYLTLTDGTPSAKDLEHHDASEHPEDFFTKLYRRVMGPLLHHTGWRWTFLIGITVLLLGSMATVGLGWVKVKMLPFDNKSEFQVILNMPEGSSLEQTAAVAREMAAAIRTEPEVTDYQVYAGVASPYNFNGLVRHYFMRRGANVADIQVNLVGKHERKAQSHDIAKRIRPAVTAIADRYKARVAIAEVPPGPPVLQTLVAEIYGPNEEARLKLAEAVKSIFKATPGVVDVDWYIEADQQKARFIIDKEKAALHGISAATISQTLKIAVDGENVDLLHQPAEKEDVNIRLELPRSAKTTPEELLALRVRSGDANALPEPGASGSPLVPLRELVKVEHVTVEKSLYHKNLMPVTYVIGDVAGVVESPVYAIFQMNEALKKLDTREFGGSGAELQILNASMPFSDAEPAMKWDGEWHITIEVFRDLGAAFGACIILIYVLMVGWFRSFLTPAIVMIAIPFSLVGILPAHGLMDAFFSATSMIGFMAGGGIVVRNSIILVDFIELRVREGMPLSEAVIDAGAVRFRPMLLTAMAVVVGAAVILADPIFQGLAIALMAGEIASLLISRMAVPVLYFMANKHSHPEPKH, encoded by the coding sequence ATGAGCGAGCCTTCCTCCAGCCATCTCGGCATCGCAGGCCGCATCGCGGCGGCGTTCATCGACTCGAAGCTGACGCCGCTCGTCGTCATCGCGTCCGTTTTGCTCGGTGCGGCGGCGATTGTTTTGCTGCCGCGTGAAGAAGAGCCGCAGATCAAGGTGCCGATGGTCGATGTGATGGTTTCCATGCCCGGCTCCACCGCGAAGGAAATCGAGGAACGCGCCACGCGACCGATGGAAAAGCTGCTCTGGGAGCTGCCTGGCGTGGAATACATCTACAGCACCTCACGCGACAGCGAGAGCCTCGTCATCGTGCGCTTCAAAGTGGGCGAAGATCCAGACGTCAGCCTCGTGAGACTCACGGAGAAGCTGCGCTCGAACTACGACCGCATCCCGATGGGTGTCAGCGCACCGCTCATCAAGCTCAAGAGCATCGACGACGTGCCCATCCTCGCGCTCACCTTGCACAGCGCCCGCTACGAGCATCTCACGCTGCGTCGTTTGGCTGCGCAAATCGACGAAGAGATCAAACAAGTGCCGCTAGTGGCCGAGACGACGCTGATAGGAGGTTCGCGGCGCACTGTGCGTGTGCTGCTCGATCCCGTGAAGCTCGCTTCGCGCAATTTGAGCCCCGCAGGTCTCGTGCCGATGCTCCAGCAGGCGAACCGGCAATTCCGCGCCGGCGGCCTGACCACCGGCAACAATGAAGTGCTCGTGGAAACAGGCGGCTTTCTAAAAACCGCTCACGAAGTCGGCGATGTCGTGATCGGCGTGTTCAGTGGTCGTCCCGTCTATCTCCGCGAAGTCGCCGAGATCGCCGACACCGGCGAGGAACCAACGCAATACGTCTTCCACGGCAGCAAAACGAGCGAAGAGCCCGCTGTCACGCTCAGCATTGCCAAACGCCCCGGTGCGAATGCGATTAGCGTGGCCGATGAAGTGCTGCGCAAGGTCGATCTGCTCAAAGGCAGCGTCATTCCGGCCGATGTCACCGTCAGCATCACGCGTAACTACGGCGAGACCGCCGCGGAGAAATCCAACGAGTTGCTGCTGCACATGGGCATCGCCGTCTTCAGTGTGGCGATCCTCATCTGGCTCACGCTTGGCTGGCGGGAGAGCGGCATTGTCGCGGTGGCCATCCCCGCCACGCTGGCGCTCACGTTGCTCATCTTCTACCTCTACGGCTTCACGCTGAACCGCATCACGCTGTTCGCGCTCATCTTCAGCATCGGCATCCTCGTGGATGACGCCATCGTGGTGGTGGAGAACATCGTGCGGCACTTCCATCTGCCGCAAAACAAAGGCCGCAACTGGTCCGCCATCGCCGTCGAAGCCGTGGGCGAAGTCGGCAATCCCACGATCCTCGCCACCTTCGCGGTGATAGCCGCCGTGCTGCCGATGGCCTTCGTCGGTGGCCTCATGGGGCCGTATATGCGCCCGATCCCCATCGGAGCCAGCGCGGCCATGTTTTGGTCATTGCTGATCGCGTTCATCGTCACGCCGTGGGCTTCGATTCGCATCCTTCGTTGGGGAAAGAAGTATTTGACACTCACTGACGGCACGCCATCGGCCAAAGATCTCGAACATCACGACGCCAGCGAGCATCCCGAGGATTTCTTCACGAAACTCTACCGCCGCGTCATGGGGCCGCTGCTGCATCACACCGGCTGGCGCTGGACTTTCCTCATCGGCATCACCGTGTTGTTGCTTGGTTCGATGGCAACCGTCGGACTCGGCTGGGTGAAGGTGAAAATGCTGCCGTTCGACAACAAGAGCGAATTCCAAGTCATCCTGAACATGCCGGAAGGCTCATCGCTGGAGCAAACCGCCGCCGTCGCTCGCGAAATGGCCGCTGCGATCCGCACCGAGCCGGAAGTCACCGATTACCAAGTCTATGCCGGTGTCGCCTCTCCCTACAATTTCAACGGCCTCGTGCGTCACTACTTCATGCGTCGCGGGGCGAACGTCGCTGACATCCAGGTCAACCTCGTCGGCAAACACGAGCGCAAAGCGCAGAGCCACGACATCGCCAAACGCATCCGTCCCGCCGTCACGGCCATCGCGGATCGCTACAAAGCCCGCGTCGCCATCGCCGAAGTGCCGCCCGGCCCGCCGGTGCTGCAAACGCTCGTCGCCGAGATTTACGGGCCTAACGAAGAAGCGCGATTGAAGCTCGCCGAAGCCGTGAAGAGCATTTTCAAGGCCACGCCCGGCGTTGTGGATGTGGATTGGTATATCGAGGCCGATCAGCAAAAAGCCCGCTTCATCATCGACAAAGAAAAAGCCGCTTTGCACGGCATCAGCGCCGCTACGATCTCGCAGACGCTCAAGATCGCTGTCGATGGTGAAAACGTCGATTTGCTCCATCAGCCTGCCGAGAAGGAAGACGTGAACATTCGCCTCGAACTGCCCCGCAGCGCTAAAACCACGCCCGAGGAGCTTCTCGCCCTCCGCGTGCGCTCCGGCGATGCCAACGCGCTGCCCGAACCCGGTGCCAGCGGCTCGCCGCTCGTGCCCTTGCGTGAGTTGGTGAAGGTCGAGCACGTTACCGTCGAGAAGAGCCTTTATCACAAGAACCTCATGCCCGTGACCTACGTCATCGGCGATGTCGCCGGAGTCGTCGAAAGCCCTGTGTATGCCATTTTTCAGATGAACGAGGCGCTCAAGAAGCTCGACACCCGTGAGTTCGGCGGCAGCGGCGCGGAACTGCAAATCCTCAACGCCTCCATGCCCTTTAGCGATGCCGAGCCCGCGATGAAATGGGACGGCGAATGGCACATCACCATCGAAGTCTTCCGCGACCTCGGCGCGGCTTTCGGTGCCTGCATCATCCTGATTTACGTCCTCATGGTCGGCTGGTTCCGCAGCTTCCTGACGCCTGCCATCGTCATGATCGCCATTCCGTTCTCGCTCGTCGGCATCCTGCCCGCGCACGGATTGATGGACGCCTTCTTCTCCGCCACCAGCATGATCGGCTTCATGGCTGGCGGCGGTATCGTCGTGCGAAACAGCATCATCCTCGTCGATTTCATCGAGCTGCGCGTGCGTGAAGGCATGCCGCTGAGCGAGGCCGTCATCGACGCCGGAGCCGTGCGCTTTCGCCCCATGCTCCTCACCGCCATGGCCGTCGTCGTCGGAGCCGCCGTCATCCTCGCCGATCCCATCTTCCAAGGCCTCGCCATCGCTTTGATGGCCGGAGAAATAGCCAGCCTGCTCATCAGCCGCATGGCGGTGCCCGTCTTGTATTTCATGGCGAACAAACATTCACACCCCGAACCCAAACACTGA
- a CDS encoding DUF2892 domain-containing protein — MKLENAIRALAGAFILISLALAHYMSPNWLWFTAFVGANLLQSAFTGFCPAEMILKKLGVGGSCCARK, encoded by the coding sequence ATGAAACTCGAAAACGCCATCCGAGCCCTCGCCGGTGCCTTCATCCTCATCAGTCTTGCCCTCGCGCACTACATGAGCCCGAACTGGCTCTGGTTCACCGCTTTCGTGGGCGCGAACCTGCTGCAATCCGCCTTCACCGGCTTCTGCCCGGCGGAGATGATCCTCAAAAAGCTCGGTGTCGGCGGTTCGTGCTGCGCCAGGAAATAA
- a CDS encoding RNA-binding protein, whose translation MNTKMYVGNLPFTATEDDVRALFTDYGTVTDIHLPMDRDSGRPRGFAFVTMDSQTAMNEAIRGLNEKEYGGRNLTINEARPKEDRPAYGGGGGGGGGYGGGGGGGGRGGKSGGGGGGRGGYSGGGGGGGRY comes from the coding sequence ATGAATACCAAAATGTATGTGGGCAATCTGCCCTTCACCGCCACCGAAGACGACGTCCGCGCTCTCTTCACTGATTACGGCACCGTCACTGACATCCATCTGCCCATGGACCGCGACTCCGGTCGCCCACGTGGCTTTGCCTTTGTCACCATGGACTCCCAAACAGCCATGAATGAAGCCATCCGTGGCCTCAACGAGAAAGAATACGGCGGTCGCAACCTGACCATCAACGAAGCCCGTCCGAAAGAAGATCGTCCTGCCTACGGCGGCGGCGGTGGTGGCGGCGGCGGATATGGTGGTGGCGGCGGCGGCGGTGGCCGTGGCGGCAAAAGTGGTGGCGGCGGCGGTGGCCGTGGCGGCTACTCCGGCGGTGGTGGTGGTGGCGGTCGCTACTAA